A stretch of the Perca flavescens isolate YP-PL-M2 chromosome 3, PFLA_1.0, whole genome shotgun sequence genome encodes the following:
- the sertad3 gene encoding SERTA domain-containing protein 3, giving the protein MIMKGQKRKHPPEDVEVSDPSSPTWESQRQFVFSVSLNKYQRGQELPEPSLRRSVLIANTLRQVSREARRVPSVDVEVPPPLCSSSSELQESTLTGVAPAKPPSAVMFSNSHSALVSCPVVSLNNLSNCDTSRSPATCHLSALNVPLSVKDEDEDWGSMSTDSDFSLSAAISSILTALDSTIDGSPQAAPRTPLRSLENLSGPSDGGVAWGKQAVRGNGGSWEQQEEWRVPESSVEVMRSSFLSELTVEDLFQDIDTSLLERDMGVLGLRGSGGGYQAGDDLLRYLQPFSSSFPPSNPFSVSLNQNLKCLPSFSSFCPLSSSSSSLPAFSSPNLVREGLELEHLMEILVES; this is encoded by the coding sequence ATGATCATGAAGGGGCAGAAGCGTAAACACCCACCAGAGGACGTGGAGGTTTCGGACCCAAGCAGCCCTACCTGGGAGAGCCAGCGCCAGTTTGTGTTCTCCGTTTCCCTGAACAAGTATCAGCGTGGCCAGGAGCTACCTGAACCCAGCCTGCGCCGGTCTGTTCTGATAGCCAACACGCTGCGGCAGGTCAGCCGTGAGGCTCGTAGGGTGCCCTCTGTAGACGTGGAGGTGCCCCCACCACTTTGTAGCTCTTCATCTGAACTCCAGGAGAGTACTTTGACTGGAGTCGCTCCAGCAAAACCTCcctctgcagtgatgttttctAACAGCCACTCGGCTCTTGTCAGCTGCCCTGTGGTTTCTTTGAATAACTTGTCAAATTGTGATACAAGTAGGTCTCCTGCAACTTGCCACCTAAGTGCGTTAAATGTCCCTCTGTCTGTAAAAGACGAAGATGAGGACTGGGGATCGATGTCCACGGATTCTGATTTCTCACTTTCGGCTGCTATCTCCTCCATTCTCACCGCACTGGACTCTACCATCGACGGGAGCCCACAGGCAGCTCCACGGACACCTCTCAGGTCCCTGGAGAACCTGTCGGGGCCCTCTGATGGCGGCGTGGCATGGGGGAAACAGGCAGTCCGAGGTAACGGGGGAAGCTGGGAGCAGCAGGAAGAGTGGAGGGTGCCGGAGAGCAGCGTGGAAGTGATGAGGTCCAGCTTCCTCAGTGAGCTCACTGTGGAGGATCTGTTCCAGGATATAGACACGTCCCTGCTGGAGAGGGACATGGGAGTGCTTGGGCTCCGAGGCAGTGGAGGGGGATACCAGGCTGGGGACGATCTGTTACGGTATCTGCagcctttctcctcctccttccccccCTCAAaccccttctctgtctctctcaaccAGAATCTGAAGTGCCTGCCTTCGTTCTCCTCATTCTGCCCATTGtcttcctcatcctcttctTTGCCAGCCTTCTCTAGTCCGAATCTTGTGAGAGAAGGACTCGAGCTGGAGCATCTGATGGAGATCCTGGTTGAGTCCTGA
- the blvrb gene encoding flavin reductase (NADPH) — MSDSIKNVAIFGATGMTGLATLPQAVAAGYNVTVLVRDPTKLPADHKVSRVVVGDVLKKEDVMKTLEGQDAVIIILGTRNSLSPTTMMSEGTKNIVEAMKARGICKVVGCMSAFLLWDRSKVPARMIDVTEDHDRMYNVLKTSGLDYVAVMPPHIADDLPLTESYMAAESMLKGRAISKHDLGHFFVKCLSTSEWDGKTVGVWGEYK; from the exons ATGTCGGACTCCATCAAAAACGTTGCGATATTTGGAGCAACGGGAATGACCGGGCTGGCCACCCTCCCGCAAGCGGTGGCTGCAG GATACAATGTGACTGTGCTGGTGCGGGACCCTACCAAGCTGCCTGCCGACCACAAGGTATCCAGAGTGGTGGTGGGAGACGTGCTTAAGAAAGAGGATGTGATGAAGACCTTGGAAGGCCAGGACGCTGTTATCATCATCCTGGGCACCAGGAACAGCCTCA GTCCGACCACCATGATGTCTGAAGGCACCAAGAACATCGTTGAAGCCATGAAGGCTCGTGGGATCTGCAAGGTGGTCGGCTGCATGTCAG CCTTCCTGCTGTGGGATCGCTCCAAAGTCCCGGCCCGTATGATTGATGTGACAGAAGACCATGACAGGATGTATAACGTGCTGAAAACATCTGGGCTGGACTATGTGGCTGTCATGCCTCCTCACATTGCTG ACGACCTCCCTCTGACAGAGAGCTACATGGCGGCGGAGAGCATGCTAAAAGGAAGAGCCATCTCTAAACACGACCTGGGACACTTCTTCGTCAAGTGTCTGTCCACCTCCGAGTGGGACGGAAAGACGGTCGGAGTGTGGGGAGAGTATAAATAA